From Anaerococcus urinomassiliensis:
AATATACTTGTGTATACTATCCACATAAGCAAAGAAATAGAAATTTCCTTAAAAATCCTATATAGGCCTATCGATATCATAAGCCCTACTCCCAGTGAAATTATAATAACTATTAGGAAAGGTGTTATTCCAATGGCCTGGCTTACTTGATTGGCAAGTATTAACAAATCAGGCTCTGCAATCGAAATTATAAAACCAATAAAGATTCCAAATATTATAACTTTTATAATTTTATCAAATCTTCCTAGGAAATCCCCCATCATGGTCCCAATCTTTGATATAGATAGATCAACTCCTGATAGGAAAATAGAAAGACCTAGGATTACTCCTAGAGATCCTAGGGTAAATTTGATTAGTAAAGCTTTTGAAACACCAACAAAAAAATTTAATATGTATACCAAAATAACTATGGGCAAAACTGCCTTGGTATTATCCTTTATGTTCTCAAAAAATATATATTAATCCTTATGTTTTTAAAAAAAATGGACTACTGCAAATTGATAGATATTTATCGTTCCATCATTGGAGTGCACTCCCTGAAAGTTTGAAGTATAGCCCGCCAGCTCAAGGGGGCATTTAGCCCGTCGGCTGACAGAGACCTTTCTGGGAGGGTGCTCGAATGATTTAGGAACGATTTATCTATTTTGCAGCAGCCCACTTTATAGTATCGTCTGTCTAAGAAATTTTGTTATTTACTGCTTGGCTTGCTGTGATTACTGCAATTTCGTAAACATCTTGAGTGGAACATCCACGTGAAAGGTCGTTTACTGGTGCATTTAATCCTTGTAGGATTGGACCTAGAGCTTTATATCCACCAAGTCTTTGAGCAATTTTATAACCAATGTTACCTGCTTGTAGGTCTGGGAAGATAAATACATTTGCAGTACCAGCAACATCTGATTTTGGTGCCTTATTCTTTGCAGTAGCTGGGTCGATTGCAGCGTCAAATTGTAGTTCTCCATCAAGTGGAAGGTCTGGAGCAAGTTCTTTAGCTTTTTTTGTTGCTTTAACTACTTTGTCAACTAAGTCGTGTCTTGCTGAACCTTTAGTAGAGAATGATAGAAGAGCAACTCTTGGATCAATACCAAATCCTCTTGCTGTTTCAGCAGATTCAACTGCAACTTCTGCCATTTCTTGAGATTCAAGGGTAATATTTACTGCTGTATCGGCAAATATTAATTGTTCTCCATTAGGTCCTATCATAACCATAATTCCAGATACTCTTGATACACCTGGTTTGGTTTTGATAAGTTGTAGGGCTGGTCTAATTGTATCTCCTGTAGTACCAACAGCACCTGAAACCATACCATCAGATAGGCCTGCTTTTACCATCATAACACCATAATAGTTGTTATCTTTTTTAAGCATATATTCAGCGTCCATTTTTGTAGCCTTGCCTTTTCTAGCTTCTACAAATTTTTCAACTAATAGGTCAAAGTTTTCGTCATAATGTGGATCTATAATTTCAAGATCGCCAAGGTGTAGGCCATTTTCATTAGCAACTTTTTGGATTTCTCCCTTATCACCTAGGATTATTGGATGAATTAATCCATCTTCCCTGTGTTTGATAGCTGCTTCCAGGATTCTTTTATCTTTACCTTCTGGAAAAACGATTTTTAGATTTTTACCATCAATAGCCTTAGTGGCCATTTCTAATATTGATGAGTTTGACATAATTCCTCCTATTAATAATAGTCTTATTATATTTTATACCCAATTGCTAATAATTAACAAGCCTTCATTTATAAATAAAAGATAAAACAAATATTAGTTAATCTTTTCACATTCCTTTTGCTCTTTTTAAAGCTTCATCTTCTTGCTTAGATAGGTCAATTTTGGTCTGTCCATTGGTAATTTCTTTTAGATATATATTAGAACCATCATTGCCATAAAGATTTGTAAGGATTACTCCATTATGAAAATTATCTAACAAACATAGGGAAAAAGAAAGCTCCGATGTCTGACCTTCAAAGGCATTGTAATGTACAACAGACATATTAGAAATAGAACCCATAGTTGTATCTTTGGCTTCAATAGATCTTTGATCAACAGACCTCAATTGTTTGTTTGATGACTCTATCTGATCATTTAAGGTCAAGAGTAATTCTTCCAAATTTACATCTTCATTTGTACCCCTAAGTAGGTGGTCATATCTTTGTTTTTGGCGTCTAAGTTTATTGTTCATAGACTGAATCATAGCAAATTCTGCAATTACTAGAAGAGCTAAGATTCCTAAAATAACATATACTAGTGTCATTTATTCCTTCTTTCAATTAATAACTTATTCTTTTGATAAAGTTTTTCGATTTTTTCTTTAATAAATTCCTCATCTCTGAACTGGCCAAGATTTAGCTTAATTGTTGGTAGAGCAGCTAGGCTTGCTGTTTTTAGCAAGTCGTTTGCAATTTGTCCATCAGTTAGGGTAGTTTTCTTGCCATATCTTAAATAAAATCCTAAGACTTCCATAGCTTCTAAATTAATATCAATCATATCTAACAAAGGCTTAGATGCATCTATATAATGCTGATCATTAATCGATCCATTCTTGTAAGCCTTCATAAGTAAGTCGAAATTATCCACATCATCTTGCATTGAGATAGATAGTCCATCAGAAATCTTTAAGATTGTTTCACGTGAAACATCAGCAAGTTTTTGCTTATCGCCCCAATCATTTTTATCCATCATTAGTATCAAATTGATAGCAAGATTTGAAATCAATATTAAAATTGCTCCTCCACCCGGATTAGCTCCTTTGGCTCTCGTTTGTTTTAGGAGAGTCGGAATATCCATATCAGTTAGTGAGTTTGTCATAGATCTTTTCTACATCCTCAATAGAATAACAATCTATAGTAACTTTATAAGCCTTACCTGACTTCTTTACATTGACCTTGGAACCAAGTTTGTCCATGAATTTTTCCTCTAAATCTTCAAACAATATGTCATCTATATTTGGAGTAGATTCTTTTTTCTCAGTCTTTGTAGAAATCTTTCTTTCAACTTTCCTTATATTTGTGCTGCCATTGATAAAATCATTTAGACTTAAGCTTCTTTCATTCGGATCAGCTATTGATAGAAGAGTTCTAGCCTGGCTAGGTGATATTTTCCCATCATTAAGCGCTCTTTTTTCTATATCATATAGATTTAATAGCCTTAGAGTATTTGCTATATAAGATCTAGACTTACCTACGGTTTTTGCAATCTGTTCTTGGGTCATCTTGTGGTCACGCGATAATTTCTGGTAAGCTTGTGCTTCTTCAAGTGCTTTAAGGTCTTCCCTTTGAATATTTTCTATCAAAGATAGGACATCGACATCTTTTTGTTCAAATTCTTTGATTATGGCATCTATCTTATCTAAGCCTGCTAGCTTACTTGCCCTATACCTACGTTCACCAGCTAAGATTTCGTAGTGGTCGTCCTTTTTAGTAACTACAATAGGATTTAGTAGTCCGTATTCTTTTATAGAATCTGCCAATTCATTTAGGGAATCATCATCAAATGTTTTTCTAGGCTGACCTTCACGAGCCTTAATCTTATCAAGAGATATTTTTCTGATAGATTCAACTTTTGAGTCGTAGGTCTTGTTAACATTTTCATCATTTTTCTTATTATAATTAAATACTGGTTTTAATTCTTTATTGCTATTTTCTGGAATCAAAGAATTAAGACCACGTCCTAGGGCTCTTCTATTACTCATTTATACTCTCACTTTCATTGATCTCATTAGCTAGGCACTGGTAGGCATAAGCACCAGGTGAATCTATGTCGTATTCAATAGTTGATAGACCATGGCTAGGCGCTTCAGCTAGCCTTGGGTTTCTTGGAATCATTATCTTAAATACCTTGTCTTTAAAATAGGATTTTACTTCTTCTACAACTTCGTAGGATAGGTAGGTTCTCTTATCAAACATTGTCAACAAGACGCCCTTGATTTCTAGGTCACTATTAAGTTGCTTCTTTACAAGGTTATATGTGTTCATCAATTCAGAAATTCCTTCAAGAGCATAATATTCTGCCTGTACAGGAATAACAATTGAATCACTAGCAACTAAAGCATTTA
This genomic window contains:
- a CDS encoding ParB/RepB/Spo0J family partition protein encodes the protein MSNRRALGRGLNSLIPENSNKELKPVFNYNKKNDENVNKTYDSKVESIRKISLDKIKAREGQPRKTFDDDSLNELADSIKEYGLLNPIVVTKKDDHYEILAGERRYRASKLAGLDKIDAIIKEFEQKDVDVLSLIENIQREDLKALEEAQAYQKLSRDHKMTQEQIAKTVGKSRSYIANTLRLLNLYDIEKRALNDGKISPSQARTLLSIADPNERSLSLNDFINGSTNIRKVERKISTKTEKKESTPNIDDILFEDLEEKFMDKLGSKVNVKKSGKAYKVTIDCYSIEDVEKIYDKLTN
- the pta gene encoding phosphate acetyltransferase, giving the protein MSNSSILEMATKAIDGKNLKIVFPEGKDKRILEAAIKHREDGLIHPIILGDKGEIQKVANENGLHLGDLEIIDPHYDENFDLLVEKFVEARKGKATKMDAEYMLKKDNNYYGVMMVKAGLSDGMVSGAVGTTGDTIRPALQLIKTKPGVSRVSGIMVMIGPNGEQLIFADTAVNITLESQEMAEVAVESAETARGFGIDPRVALLSFSTKGSARHDLVDKVVKATKKAKELAPDLPLDGELQFDAAIDPATAKNKAPKSDVAGTANVFIFPDLQAGNIGYKIAQRLGGYKALGPILQGLNAPVNDLSRGCSTQDVYEIAVITASQAVNNKIS
- a CDS encoding DUF4446 family protein yields the protein MTLVYVILGILALLVIAEFAMIQSMNNKLRRQKQRYDHLLRGTNEDVNLEELLLTLNDQIESSNKQLRSVDQRSIEAKDTTMGSISNMSVVHYNAFEGQTSELSFSLCLLDNFHNGVILTNLYGNDGSNIYLKEITNGQTKIDLSKQEDEALKRAKGM
- a CDS encoding DUF1538 family protein, translated to MPIVILVYILNFFVGVSKALLIKFTLGSLGVILGLSIFLSGVDLSISKIGTMMGDFLGRFDKIIKVIIFGIFIGFIISIAEPDLLILANQVSQAIGITPFLIVIIISLGVGLMISIGLYRIFKEISISLLMWIVYTSIFILMIFTSDTGHAIAYDASGATLVHGRGAGREQKSILLNMNIEPEKDIVIMLVKKDLMNPIKNAIYEEMNLKDENKGIIYSLPVMEVRGLIEQGS
- a CDS encoding cyclodeaminase/cyclohydrolase family protein, with translation MTNSLTDMDIPTLLKQTRAKGANPGGGAILILISNLAINLILMMDKNDWGDKQKLADVSRETILKISDGLSISMQDDVDNFDLLMKAYKNGSINDQHYIDASKPLLDMIDINLEAMEVLGFYLRYGKKTTLTDGQIANDLLKTASLAALPTIKLNLGQFRDEEFIKEKIEKLYQKNKLLIERRNK